In a genomic window of Coturnix japonica isolate 7356 chromosome 7 unlocalized genomic scaffold, Coturnix japonica 2.1 chr7random549, whole genome shotgun sequence:
- the MARCHF7 gene encoding E3 ubiquitin-protein ligase MARCH7 isoform X8, giving the protein MFGSLGTELVRERRELERRTDQSFNNLVDHSYRNSDFSSSTYFQDRPASTYAEGARPKENSLSALRLNASMNHQLPSGHQTSFFNRDSNIRSSRTSYSSRQRRNEIESPQRNVCQTFSRSATRGETPSSSSERVLSSQRSLNDAAADGEGRRTTRQLLSRLASSMSSTFFSRRSSQDSLQTRPLGSEESSLVQGVQASTLSSTNGAATAEAPGLHTSEASQGFSFLRRRWGLSGVSQSLNADSDGESYRPDSESRSTGSWLSSSLRNRCTPLFSRRRREGRDESARISTSDAARSQHILRRRESGEETSLEASDCPPRASVSRPPTPAVSGIPTATASPPDSTHNRRSSGILPGSLFRFSVPPTLGSSLSDNLMITVDIIPSGWSQSDGQESDKSKVPPSRDPERLQKIKESLLLEDSEDEEGDLCRICQMSSSSADNNLIEPCKCTGSLQYVHQECMKKWLQSKINSGSSLEAVTTCELCKEKLHLNLEDFDIHELYRAHANEQTMNLSALVSTLWCYYTYVSSAFLICLELQVRPAHVSDSF; this is encoded by the exons ATGTTTGGTTCCCTGGGAACTGAGCTAGTGAGAGAGCGAAGAGAGTTAGAAAGAAGAACAGATCAGTCCTTTAATAATCTGGTGGATCATAGCTACAGAAACAGTGACTTTTCATCTTCAACAT ATTTTCAGGATAGGCCTGCCTCTACATATGCAGAAGGAGCAAGACCAAAAGAGAACTCATTAAGTGCTTTGAGGCTAAATGCATCCATGAACCACCAGTTGCCTTCTGGTCATCAGACATCTTTTTTCAACAGAGACTCTAACATAAGATCTTCAAGGACCAGCTATTCTTCAAgacaaaggagaaatgaaatagaGTCTCCCCAGAGGAACGTATGCCAAACATTCTCTCGTTCTGCCACTAGAGGCGAAACTCCTTCAAGTAGTTCTGAAAGGGTTTTATCTTCTCAGAGGTCATTGAACGATGCTGCAGCTGACGGTGAAGGAAGACGCACAACTAGACAGTTGCTGTCTCGTTTAGCATCTAGTATGTCATCTACATTTTTCTCTCGAAGATCTAGCCAAGACTCATTGCAGACAAGGCCATTAGGCTCTGAAGAGTCATCTCTTGTCCAAGGAGTTCAAGCTTCTACTCTGTCTAGCACTAATGGAGCTGCAACAGCCGAAGCTCCAGGACTTCATACATCTGAAGCTTCTCAGGGATTTAGTTTTCTGAGACGAAGATGGGGTTTATCAGGAGTTTCACAGAGTCTTAACGCTGATTCAGATGGGGAAAGCTACAGACCAGACTCTGAAAGTAGGAGCACAGGGTCCTGGTTGTCATCATCTTTGAGAAACAGATGTACGCCACTCTTCTCCAGAAGAcggagagaaggaagagatgagTCTGCAAGAATCTCTACCTCTGATGCAGCTAGATCACAGCATATTTTGAGGAGAAGAGAGTCAGGTGAGGAGACCTCTCTTGAAGCATCAGATTGCCCTCCTAGGGCTTCTGTTAGCAGACCACCAACACCTGCAGTATCTGGTATTCCTACAGCTACTGCCTCCCCACCAGATTCAACCCACAATAGGAGAAGCTCTGGAATTCTGCCTGGTTCTCTCTTTCGCTTTTCAGTGCCTCCAACATTAGGAAGCAGTCTATCTGACAATCTTATGATAACTGTAGATATTATTCCTTCTGGCTGGAGTCAGTCTGATGGACAGGAAAGTGACAAGTCCAAAGTACCACCTTCAAGAGATccagaaaggctgcagaaaatTAAAGAGAG CTTGCTTTTAGAAGATTCTGAGGATGAAGAGGGTGACCTATGCAGAATCTGTCAGATGTCCTCTTCAAGTGCTGACAACAATTTAATAGAGCCGTGCAAATGCACTGGAAGTCTGCAGTATGTTCACCAGGAGTGCATGAAAAAATGGCTGCAGTCCAAGATTAATTCAG GTTCTTCTTTGGAAGCAGTAACTACCTGTGAACTGTGTAAGGAGAAGTTGCATCTGAATCTGGAAGACTTTGACATTCATGAACTCTATAGGGCACATGCAAATGAACAA ACTATGAATTTATCAGCTCTGGTCTCTACCTTGTGGTGTTATTACACTTATGTGAGCAGCGCTTTTCTGATATGCTTGGAACTGCAAGTGAGGCCAGCACACGTGTCAGA CAGCTTCTGA
- the MARCHF7 gene encoding E3 ubiquitin-protein ligase MARCH7 isoform X3: protein MFGSLGTELVRERRELERRTDQSFNNLVDHSYRNSDFSSSTYFQDRPASTYAEGARPKENSLSALRLNASMNHQLPSGHQTSFFNRDSNIRSSRTSYSSRQRRNEIESPQRNVCQTFSRSATRGETPSSSSERVLSSQRSLNDAAADGEGRRTTRQLLSRLASSMSSTFFSRRSSQDSLQTRPLGSEESSLVQGVQASTLSSTNGAATAEAPGLHTSEASQGFSFLRRRWGLSGVSQSLNADSDGESYRPDSESRSTGSWLSSSLRNRCTPLFSRRRREGRDESARISTSDAARSQHILRRRESGEETSLEASDCPPRASVSRPPTPAVSGIPTATASPPDSTHNRRSSGILPGSLFRFSVPPTLGSSLSDNLMITVDIIPSGWSQSDGQESDKSKVPPSRDPERLQKIKESLLLEDSEDEEGDLCRICQMSSSSADNNLIEPCKCTGSLQYVHQECMKKWLQSKINSGSSLEAVTTCELCKEKLHLNLEDFDIHELYRAHANEQADYEFISSGLYLVVLLHLCEQRFSDMLGTASEASTRVRFINLARTLQAHMEDIESRCFPSSPPPLPMDLVKVK, encoded by the exons ATGTTTGGTTCCCTGGGAACTGAGCTAGTGAGAGAGCGAAGAGAGTTAGAAAGAAGAACAGATCAGTCCTTTAATAATCTGGTGGATCATAGCTACAGAAACAGTGACTTTTCATCTTCAACAT ATTTTCAGGATAGGCCTGCCTCTACATATGCAGAAGGAGCAAGACCAAAAGAGAACTCATTAAGTGCTTTGAGGCTAAATGCATCCATGAACCACCAGTTGCCTTCTGGTCATCAGACATCTTTTTTCAACAGAGACTCTAACATAAGATCTTCAAGGACCAGCTATTCTTCAAgacaaaggagaaatgaaatagaGTCTCCCCAGAGGAACGTATGCCAAACATTCTCTCGTTCTGCCACTAGAGGCGAAACTCCTTCAAGTAGTTCTGAAAGGGTTTTATCTTCTCAGAGGTCATTGAACGATGCTGCAGCTGACGGTGAAGGAAGACGCACAACTAGACAGTTGCTGTCTCGTTTAGCATCTAGTATGTCATCTACATTTTTCTCTCGAAGATCTAGCCAAGACTCATTGCAGACAAGGCCATTAGGCTCTGAAGAGTCATCTCTTGTCCAAGGAGTTCAAGCTTCTACTCTGTCTAGCACTAATGGAGCTGCAACAGCCGAAGCTCCAGGACTTCATACATCTGAAGCTTCTCAGGGATTTAGTTTTCTGAGACGAAGATGGGGTTTATCAGGAGTTTCACAGAGTCTTAACGCTGATTCAGATGGGGAAAGCTACAGACCAGACTCTGAAAGTAGGAGCACAGGGTCCTGGTTGTCATCATCTTTGAGAAACAGATGTACGCCACTCTTCTCCAGAAGAcggagagaaggaagagatgagTCTGCAAGAATCTCTACCTCTGATGCAGCTAGATCACAGCATATTTTGAGGAGAAGAGAGTCAGGTGAGGAGACCTCTCTTGAAGCATCAGATTGCCCTCCTAGGGCTTCTGTTAGCAGACCACCAACACCTGCAGTATCTGGTATTCCTACAGCTACTGCCTCCCCACCAGATTCAACCCACAATAGGAGAAGCTCTGGAATTCTGCCTGGTTCTCTCTTTCGCTTTTCAGTGCCTCCAACATTAGGAAGCAGTCTATCTGACAATCTTATGATAACTGTAGATATTATTCCTTCTGGCTGGAGTCAGTCTGATGGACAGGAAAGTGACAAGTCCAAAGTACCACCTTCAAGAGATccagaaaggctgcagaaaatTAAAGAGAG CTTGCTTTTAGAAGATTCTGAGGATGAAGAGGGTGACCTATGCAGAATCTGTCAGATGTCCTCTTCAAGTGCTGACAACAATTTAATAGAGCCGTGCAAATGCACTGGAAGTCTGCAGTATGTTCACCAGGAGTGCATGAAAAAATGGCTGCAGTCCAAGATTAATTCAG GTTCTTCTTTGGAAGCAGTAACTACCTGTGAACTGTGTAAGGAGAAGTTGCATCTGAATCTGGAAGACTTTGACATTCATGAACTCTATAGGGCACATGCAAATGAACAA GCAGACTATGAATTTATCAGCTCTGGTCTCTACCTTGTGGTGTTATTACACTTATGTGAGCAGCGCTTTTCTGATATGCTTGGAACTGCAAGTGAGGCCAGCACACGTGTCAGA TTTATTAACCTTGCAAGAACTCTTCAGGCACATATGGAAGATATTGAAAGTAGGTGCttcccctcttctcctccccccctcccaaTGGATCTAGTCAAGGTTAAATGA
- the MARCHF7 gene encoding E3 ubiquitin-protein ligase MARCH7 isoform X5 → MFGSLGTELVRERRELERRTDQSFNNLVDHSYRNSDFSSSTYFQDRPASTYAEGARPKENSLSALRLNASMNHQLPSGHQTSFFNRDSNIRSSRTSYSSRQRRNEIESPQRNVCQTFSRSATRGETPSSSSERVLSSQRSLNDAAADGEGRRTTRQLLSRLASSMSSTFFSRRSSQDSLQTRPLGSEESSLVQGVQASTLSSTNGAATAEAPGLHTSEASQGFSFLRRRWGLSGVSQSLNADSDGESYRPDSESRSTGSWLSSSLRNRCTPLFSRRRREGRDESARISTSDAARSQHILRRRESGEETSLEASDCPPRASVSRPPTPAVSGIPTATASPPDSTHNRRSSGILPGSLFRFSVPPTLGSSLSDNLMITVDIIPSGWSQSDGQESDKSKVPPSRDPERLQKIKESLLLEDSEDEEGDLCRICQMSSSSADNNLIEPCKCTGSLQYVHQECMKKWLQSKINSGSSLEAVTTCELCKEKLHLNLEDFDIHELYRAHANEQADYEFISSGLYLVVLLHLCEQRFSDMLGTASEASTRVRFINLARTLQAHMEDIETASEDDSED, encoded by the exons ATGTTTGGTTCCCTGGGAACTGAGCTAGTGAGAGAGCGAAGAGAGTTAGAAAGAAGAACAGATCAGTCCTTTAATAATCTGGTGGATCATAGCTACAGAAACAGTGACTTTTCATCTTCAACAT ATTTTCAGGATAGGCCTGCCTCTACATATGCAGAAGGAGCAAGACCAAAAGAGAACTCATTAAGTGCTTTGAGGCTAAATGCATCCATGAACCACCAGTTGCCTTCTGGTCATCAGACATCTTTTTTCAACAGAGACTCTAACATAAGATCTTCAAGGACCAGCTATTCTTCAAgacaaaggagaaatgaaatagaGTCTCCCCAGAGGAACGTATGCCAAACATTCTCTCGTTCTGCCACTAGAGGCGAAACTCCTTCAAGTAGTTCTGAAAGGGTTTTATCTTCTCAGAGGTCATTGAACGATGCTGCAGCTGACGGTGAAGGAAGACGCACAACTAGACAGTTGCTGTCTCGTTTAGCATCTAGTATGTCATCTACATTTTTCTCTCGAAGATCTAGCCAAGACTCATTGCAGACAAGGCCATTAGGCTCTGAAGAGTCATCTCTTGTCCAAGGAGTTCAAGCTTCTACTCTGTCTAGCACTAATGGAGCTGCAACAGCCGAAGCTCCAGGACTTCATACATCTGAAGCTTCTCAGGGATTTAGTTTTCTGAGACGAAGATGGGGTTTATCAGGAGTTTCACAGAGTCTTAACGCTGATTCAGATGGGGAAAGCTACAGACCAGACTCTGAAAGTAGGAGCACAGGGTCCTGGTTGTCATCATCTTTGAGAAACAGATGTACGCCACTCTTCTCCAGAAGAcggagagaaggaagagatgagTCTGCAAGAATCTCTACCTCTGATGCAGCTAGATCACAGCATATTTTGAGGAGAAGAGAGTCAGGTGAGGAGACCTCTCTTGAAGCATCAGATTGCCCTCCTAGGGCTTCTGTTAGCAGACCACCAACACCTGCAGTATCTGGTATTCCTACAGCTACTGCCTCCCCACCAGATTCAACCCACAATAGGAGAAGCTCTGGAATTCTGCCTGGTTCTCTCTTTCGCTTTTCAGTGCCTCCAACATTAGGAAGCAGTCTATCTGACAATCTTATGATAACTGTAGATATTATTCCTTCTGGCTGGAGTCAGTCTGATGGACAGGAAAGTGACAAGTCCAAAGTACCACCTTCAAGAGATccagaaaggctgcagaaaatTAAAGAGAG CTTGCTTTTAGAAGATTCTGAGGATGAAGAGGGTGACCTATGCAGAATCTGTCAGATGTCCTCTTCAAGTGCTGACAACAATTTAATAGAGCCGTGCAAATGCACTGGAAGTCTGCAGTATGTTCACCAGGAGTGCATGAAAAAATGGCTGCAGTCCAAGATTAATTCAG GTTCTTCTTTGGAAGCAGTAACTACCTGTGAACTGTGTAAGGAGAAGTTGCATCTGAATCTGGAAGACTTTGACATTCATGAACTCTATAGGGCACATGCAAATGAACAA GCAGACTATGAATTTATCAGCTCTGGTCTCTACCTTGTGGTGTTATTACACTTATGTGAGCAGCGCTTTTCTGATATGCTTGGAACTGCAAGTGAGGCCAGCACACGTGTCAGA TTTATTAACCTTGCAAGAACTCTTCAGGCACATATGGAAGATATTGAAA CAGCTTCTGAGGATGATTCTGAAGACTGA